One region of Triticum aestivum cultivar Chinese Spring chromosome 6B, IWGSC CS RefSeq v2.1, whole genome shotgun sequence genomic DNA includes:
- the LOC123137792 gene encoding uncharacterized protein: protein MKTTVAVDGGLACVAADGRAAAACGASTGMAATSMEEKGPAGSCTREKLGALVDWADGGHPSFFNRSGHGHGSYAKGEGERPSGAAYVESSFERSSSSASAWARSALSVPNLAHGGITVYSQTIIVDEAHRSYHENVGTL, encoded by the exons ATGAAGACGACGGTGGCCGTCGACGGGGGCCTGGCGTGCGTAGCGGCGGATGGAAGGGCAGCAGCGGCCTGTGGGGCGTCGACTGGAATGGCAGCGACCTCCATGGAAGAGAAGGGCCCGGCAGGCTCGTGCACGCGGGAGAAGCTGGGGGCGCTCGTCGATTGGGCAGATGGCGGCCATCCAAGTTTCTTCAATCGATCTGGACATGGTCATGGCAGCTACGCAAAGGGTGAAGGCGAGCGACCCTCTGGAGCCGCGTACGTCGAGAG TTCTTTTGAAaggagctcctcctcggcctctgcctgggcgcGATCTGCACTGTCA GTGCCAAATCTTGCTCATGGAGGGATCACTGTATATAGCCAGACAATTATAGTAGATGAAGCTCACCGTTCGTATCATGAGAATGTGGGAACACTCTAA